From the Methanobacterium spitsbergense genome, one window contains:
- a CDS encoding orc1/cdc6 family replication initiation protein, with the protein MNIFEELGEKKTVFKCKKYLDHRFLPEKLPHREEQIKSVAKYWIEALSSVTPPDVTIYGKTGTGKTAVAKFARKQLEQISKEKKVNVRVEYIRCTDYTTEYQVIARLCQQMGQDVPYRGWTKAEVINAFRNLFKKNVFGKDLILIIILDEVDILLKNDGDGLLYTLTRTDNVSIASISNFVDFKQFIKPRVRSSLRDREIVFPPYNAQQLVDILQERSEMSFKEGVLNNDVIPLCAALAAKEEGDARYALDLLRTSGELADERASETVFENYVREAKDYIEHNKVTDIVMTLPSQQQKVLESILYLTKEKEEITSGRLYEVYKEFSKGDSVSYRRIFDFINELEMLGLISTKTISRGRGKGRTNIIDLQCEMGLLEDAIWNG; encoded by the coding sequence ATGAATATATTTGAAGAATTGGGAGAAAAAAAGACTGTTTTTAAATGCAAAAAATACTTAGATCATAGATTTCTTCCAGAAAAATTACCTCACAGAGAAGAGCAAATTAAATCAGTAGCAAAATACTGGATTGAAGCTTTGAGCAGTGTTACACCTCCTGATGTTACAATATATGGTAAAACAGGAACAGGAAAAACAGCAGTTGCCAAATTTGCAAGAAAACAATTAGAACAAATCTCCAAAGAGAAAAAGGTAAATGTTAGGGTAGAATATATTAGGTGCACAGATTACACTACTGAATATCAAGTTATAGCCCGTTTATGCCAACAAATGGGACAAGATGTTCCTTATAGAGGTTGGACCAAAGCTGAAGTGATTAATGCTTTTCGTAATCTTTTTAAGAAAAATGTGTTTGGAAAAGATCTTATCTTGATTATAATTCTTGATGAAGTTGATATTTTATTAAAAAATGATGGTGATGGCCTTCTTTACACTTTAACCCGGACAGATAATGTTTCTATTGCTTCCATAAGTAACTTTGTAGATTTTAAACAGTTTATTAAACCCCGGGTGAGAAGTAGTCTTCGAGATCGAGAAATTGTGTTTCCACCATACAATGCTCAACAACTAGTTGATATTCTGCAAGAAAGATCGGAAATGTCATTCAAAGAAGGAGTTCTCAATAATGATGTTATACCATTATGTGCAGCTCTTGCTGCCAAAGAAGAAGGAGATGCAAGATATGCATTGGATCTACTCCGTACATCCGGTGAACTTGCAGATGAAAGAGCTTCTGAAACTGTTTTTGAAAATTATGTTCGTGAAGCCAAGGACTATATAGAACACAACAAAGTCACAGATATTGTGATGACACTTCCAAGCCAGCAACAGAAAGTTTTAGAGTCAATTCTTTATTTAACTAAGGAAAAAGAAGAAATAACTTCTGGAAGACTGTATGAAGTTTATAAAGAGTTTTCTAAGGGTGATTCAGTATCATACAGAAGAATATTTGACTTTATAAATGAACTGGAAATGCTCGGTCTAATATCAACAAAAACAATATCTAGAGGCAGGGGAAAAGGTAGAACAAATATAATTGATCTTCAATGTGAAATGGGGCTTCTGGAAGATGCAATATGGAATGGTTGA
- a CDS encoding DEAD/DEAH box helicase: protein MGKWIQHPLINAEKIESRLYQQVLAADVLKNGNTMIVAPTALGKTIVAALVAAERLNTYNNSKVLILAPSKPLVVQHEESFRYFLKTSVTSITGAIKPEERIKRWNDSQIICATPQTVESDLISGRYNLSDVSVLVFDECHRGVGSYSYVYLATKYMQESKNPLILGLTASPGWDEVKIQEVCKNLFIKDVVIKTEEDTDVEPYFNPVEVKWVKIELNQELKDIKLHLEKALKVRLKTLKTMGVIRSVSNVSKKDVLIAKGKAQNRIGRSIHPPKKCFIAVSILTAVINILHSLELLETQGTTTLQKYFERLRKKKTKAAKGLINDAEFQMAIGLTENAYKKGIDHPKLKKLINILKKELKNKESRVIVFTQFRDSVENIYQHCTAEGINAVKFFGQASRENEKGLTQKKQKEIIKAFKNGEYDVLISTSVAEEGIDIPAVDLVVLYEPVPSEIRMIQRRGRTGRKHLGKMSILITKGTRDESYYWSSINKEKQMKKQLSNNYRNDPSNFEVVNNNNNVIVEEEEENKNKPVIYADLKERKILRELEHLNADVEIKSLVVADYQVSEEVAIERKTDADFISSIMDKRLHKQAKELVDNFKKPIMIIEGTNLYSSSVHPNAIRGAIASIALDFGISIIPTRSPEDTAAMIYRIAIREQKHVKPDIQLRNGKKPLTTWEQQLFIIESLPNVGPVTARKLLEEFQSVKAVINASEEDLKKVEGIGNKIAQRIIRVINSGFETIKTDRHVTLKMDDELKDNFK, encoded by the coding sequence ATGGGAAAATGGATACAACACCCCTTGATTAATGCAGAAAAAATAGAATCAAGGCTTTACCAACAAGTATTAGCAGCTGATGTGCTAAAAAATGGAAACACAATGATTGTAGCTCCAACTGCACTTGGAAAGACTATAGTAGCTGCTTTAGTAGCTGCTGAAAGACTTAATACTTATAACAATTCAAAAGTGTTGATTCTTGCACCGAGCAAACCTCTTGTTGTTCAGCACGAAGAAAGCTTCAGATATTTTTTAAAAACTAGTGTAACATCAATAACAGGAGCCATTAAACCTGAAGAAAGAATTAAAAGATGGAATGATTCCCAAATCATATGCGCAACACCTCAAACAGTTGAATCAGATTTAATATCTGGTCGGTATAACCTTTCAGACGTTTCTGTGTTGGTTTTTGATGAATGTCATCGTGGAGTGGGATCATATTCCTATGTTTATCTTGCTACTAAATACATGCAAGAATCTAAAAATCCACTAATATTAGGGTTAACAGCATCTCCAGGATGGGATGAAGTGAAAATTCAAGAAGTTTGTAAAAATCTCTTCATAAAAGATGTTGTTATTAAAACTGAAGAAGATACAGATGTTGAACCCTATTTTAATCCAGTTGAAGTTAAATGGGTGAAAATAGAACTTAATCAGGAACTTAAAGATATAAAATTACACCTTGAAAAAGCATTGAAGGTACGCTTAAAAACTCTTAAAACAATGGGAGTTATCAGGTCTGTTTCAAATGTCAGTAAAAAAGATGTGCTTATAGCAAAAGGAAAAGCACAAAATAGGATAGGCCGAAGTATTCACCCACCAAAAAAATGTTTCATTGCAGTTTCTATTTTGACTGCAGTTATAAATATTTTACATTCTTTGGAATTGCTAGAAACACAAGGAACTACAACTCTTCAGAAATACTTTGAACGATTAAGGAAAAAAAAGACAAAAGCTGCCAAGGGACTTATTAATGATGCAGAATTTCAAATGGCCATAGGTCTTACAGAAAATGCTTACAAAAAGGGAATTGACCATCCCAAACTCAAAAAACTTATAAATATCCTTAAAAAGGAATTGAAAAATAAAGAATCAAGAGTAATTGTTTTTACCCAATTTCGCGATTCAGTTGAAAATATTTACCAGCATTGCACTGCAGAAGGTATAAATGCTGTAAAATTCTTTGGACAAGCATCAAGAGAAAATGAAAAGGGTTTAACTCAAAAAAAGCAAAAAGAAATAATTAAAGCTTTCAAAAACGGAGAGTATGATGTTCTAATATCCACGAGCGTTGCAGAAGAAGGAATAGACATACCTGCAGTAGATTTGGTTGTTTTGTATGAACCAGTTCCATCTGAAATAAGAATGATCCAACGAAGAGGAAGAACTGGCCGTAAACATTTAGGAAAAATGTCCATATTAATAACCAAAGGAACAAGGGACGAGTCATATTATTGGTCAAGTATTAACAAAGAAAAACAAATGAAAAAACAGCTTTCAAATAATTACCGGAATGATCCTAGTAATTTTGAAGTTGTTAATAACAATAATAATGTAATTGTAGAAGAGGAAGAAGAAAACAAAAATAAACCAGTTATTTACGCAGATTTAAAAGAAAGGAAAATTCTAAGGGAACTCGAACATTTAAATGCTGATGTAGAAATTAAAAGTCTTGTAGTTGCTGATTATCAAGTAAGCGAAGAAGTTGCAATTGAAAGAAAGACTGATGCCGATTTTATTAGTTCTATAATGGATAAAAGACTCCATAAACAGGCAAAAGAACTCGTTGACAATTTCAAAAAACCTATTATGATAATTGAAGGAACAAATCTTTATTCCAGCTCTGTACACCCAAATGCGATACGGGGCGCCATTGCATCAATTGCATTGGACTTTGGTATATCAATTATACCTACCAGATCCCCTGAAGATACTGCTGCAATGATATATAGGATAGCAATTAGGGAACAGAAACATGTAAAACCAGATATTCAATTAAGAAATGGAAAAAAACCATTAACTACTTGGGAACAACAACTTTTTATAATTGAATCACTACCAAATGTGGGTCCAGTAACAGCTCGAAAACTACTTGAAGAGTTTCAAAGTGTAAAAGCTGTTATCAATGCATCAGAGGAAGATCTTAAAAAAGTAGAGGGAATTGGAAATAAAATTGCCCAAAGAATTATACGAGTTATTAATTCAGGTTTTGAAACCATTAAAACAGATAGACATGTAACATTAAAAATGGATGATGAACTTAAAGATAATTTTAAATAA
- a CDS encoding class II aldolase/adducin family protein, with protein MVTVSHYLYEKGLVPGKSGNISMKFKKDEFERVAVTPSGFSLKSIVEKDVVIIDMDGNLVYNSNKKPTSEMLMHLNIYKERNDINSVVHTHSPIATGFAFAEENINRLEGFGPIEEKFVQFVDYYPPGSIELAEAVSKELKNQDIVVLKKHGVVALGKNLEEATLLSEFIEESAKIQFVKSSLMANRL; from the coding sequence ATTGTAACAGTATCACACTACCTATATGAGAAGGGTCTTGTACCAGGTAAATCCGGAAATATCAGTATGAAATTCAAAAAGGATGAATTTGAAAGGGTTGCTGTTACACCAAGTGGATTTTCACTCAAATCTATTGTTGAAAAGGATGTAGTAATCATTGATATGGATGGAAATTTAGTATACAATTCAAACAAGAAACCTACTTCAGAAATGCTAATGCATCTTAACATATATAAAGAACGGAATGATATTAATTCAGTTGTTCATACACACTCCCCAATTGCTACAGGATTTGCATTTGCTGAAGAAAACATAAATAGATTGGAAGGTTTTGGACCAATTGAAGAAAAATTTGTCCAATTTGTGGATTATTATCCACCAGGGAGTATAGAGCTTGCAGAAGCTGTTTCAAAAGAATTGAAAAATCAAGATATTGTTGTTTTAAAAAAGCATGGGGTTGTTGCTCTTGGAAAAAATTTGGAGGAAGCAACTCTTCTTTCTGAATTTATTGAAGAAAGCGCCAAAATACAATTTGTAAAAAGTTCTTTAATGGCGAATAGACTCTAA
- a CDS encoding cobalt-precorrin 5A hydrolase: MKIALLSVTKNGRIIVKNIHTILEEDPSVIKVDMFHKNIKETLYNIFNSYDCIIGVMATGIMIRNICALIKNKNEDPAVLVIDEMGKHVISLISGHLGGANDFSIKIADIIDAEPIITTSTDINNKLGIDSLSRRYYLKINDISKIKYINSGLINDERVEIAFNPKLNYIWEDLDVKKSYYKSSTTSDTITISKNSITMNLKPKKLVVGIGSRKDVACSVVIDAINNAMNVLDLPLERIDSIATGQMKQNENGIIDATKELNIPLEIISEKSIKNFKNPDLNDSNFVKNKFGVGGVCEPSSLIAAGNDSILIFRKTPYNGVTVAIAVSKS, translated from the coding sequence ATGAAAATAGCTCTACTTAGTGTCACAAAAAATGGTCGAATTATTGTAAAGAATATTCATACCATACTCGAAGAAGATCCAAGTGTTATTAAAGTTGATATGTTTCATAAAAATATTAAGGAGACTTTATACAATATATTCAATTCCTACGATTGTATAATAGGAGTTATGGCTACAGGAATCATGATAAGAAACATTTGTGCATTAATTAAGAATAAAAATGAAGATCCTGCAGTGTTAGTAATAGATGAAATGGGTAAACATGTAATTAGTCTTATTTCTGGACATTTAGGTGGTGCAAATGATTTTTCAATAAAAATTGCCGATATAATTGATGCAGAACCAATTATAACCACTTCAACAGATATTAATAATAAATTAGGGATAGATAGCCTTTCAAGGAGATATTATCTAAAAATTAATGATATTTCAAAAATAAAATATATAAATTCAGGGCTGATAAATGATGAACGGGTAGAAATAGCTTTTAATCCTAAATTAAATTATATATGGGAAGATTTAGATGTCAAAAAATCATACTATAAAAGTTCAACAACATCTGATACCATAACCATCTCGAAAAATTCAATTACAATGAATTTAAAGCCAAAAAAGTTGGTTGTGGGAATAGGTTCTAGAAAAGATGTCGCTTGTTCAGTTGTTATTGATGCTATTAATAATGCCATGAATGTACTCGATTTACCATTAGAACGTATTGATTCAATTGCTACAGGTCAGATGAAGCAAAATGAGAATGGAATTATTGATGCTACAAAAGAACTTAACATTCCCCTAGAAATAATTTCTGAAAAATCAATAAAAAATTTCAAAAATCCTGATTTAAATGATTCAAATTTTGTAAAGAACAAATTTGGTGTTGGAGGTGTGTGTGAACCATCATCATTAATTGCAGCAGGTAATGATTCTATTCTTATTTTCAGAAAAACACCCTACAATGGTGTCACAGTTGCTATAGCAGTATCTAAAAGTTAA
- a CDS encoding tRNA (adenine-N1)-methyltransferase produces the protein MRILMDERGKKYMVADKEFHTDFGFITEEDIIGSKAGDVLKTHLGREFKVIKPNVNDYIELMERKCSIILPKDIGIIVAKTGLGSGFRVLDAGTGAGATALHFGNIVGKEGEVYSYEIREDFAEIAERNIKGFGLENVQVKCTDVTEGIEEKNLDLIFLDLPKPWDAAEYAKEALKVGGYIATYTPFVEQVQILQRVLKKVGLSEVESFECIFRGIEVTNKGTRPKTRMAGHTGYLTFARKL, from the coding sequence TTGCGAATTTTAATGGATGAAAGGGGTAAGAAATATATGGTAGCTGACAAAGAGTTCCATACTGACTTCGGATTTATTACTGAAGAAGATATTATTGGATCAAAAGCAGGAGATGTGCTAAAAACCCATCTAGGTAGAGAATTTAAAGTTATTAAACCTAATGTCAATGATTATATCGAACTTATGGAAAGAAAATGTTCAATTATTCTTCCAAAAGACATTGGAATCATTGTTGCTAAAACAGGATTAGGTTCTGGCTTTAGGGTTTTAGATGCTGGAACTGGAGCAGGAGCTACTGCACTTCATTTCGGTAATATTGTAGGTAAAGAGGGAGAAGTATATTCCTATGAAATTCGTGAAGATTTTGCAGAAATTGCAGAAAGAAACATAAAAGGATTTGGACTTGAAAATGTCCAAGTAAAATGTACTGATGTTACAGAAGGTATAGAAGAAAAAAATTTGGATCTAATATTTTTAGACCTCCCAAAACCATGGGATGCTGCGGAATATGCAAAAGAAGCTCTTAAAGTTGGAGGTTATATTGCCACATACACCCCTTTTGTTGAGCAAGTTCAAATTTTGCAAAGAGTGCTTAAAAAAGTTGGATTATCGGAAGTAGAAAGCTTTGAATGCATTTTCAGAGGTATTGAAGTTACAAACAAAGGGACACGGCCAAAAACAAGAATGGCAGGCCATACAGGATATCTTACATTTGCAAGAAAACTCTGA
- the pyrB gene encoding aspartate carbamoyltransferase — protein MVFHQKNIISISDFSKDDIEYILRLSEKMEPIARSKKQSNVLSGKILGMLFYEPSTRTRLSFEAAMKRLGGSTIGFAEANVSSTTKGENLTDTVKIVGEYSDAIVIRHNMEGTARFASSVVDVPVINAGDGAGQHPTQTLLDLYTMKRVLGKIDELHVALVGDLKYGRTVHSLAYALAMFDVKMSFVSPPELKMPNGIVHDLNKAGVSINETNDIHSVLEDSDVLYVTRIQKERFPDPEEYSKIKGAYRIDKKLVEDTDLIVMHPLPRVDEISYDVDNTKYGKYFEQAFYGVPVRMALLKSIIDSFE, from the coding sequence ATGGTCTTTCATCAAAAAAATATTATATCAATAAGTGATTTCAGTAAAGATGATATTGAGTATATATTAAGACTTTCCGAGAAAATGGAACCAATAGCAAGGTCCAAAAAACAATCAAATGTACTTTCTGGAAAAATATTAGGAATGCTCTTTTATGAACCATCAACAAGAACTAGGCTCTCATTTGAAGCAGCTATGAAAAGATTAGGCGGTAGTACAATAGGATTCGCAGAAGCAAATGTTAGTTCAACAACTAAAGGTGAGAATCTAACAGACACTGTGAAAATTGTTGGAGAATATTCAGATGCAATTGTTATAAGACATAATATGGAAGGAACAGCACGTTTTGCAAGTAGTGTAGTTGATGTTCCAGTAATAAATGCAGGAGATGGTGCAGGCCAACATCCAACTCAAACATTGCTTGATTTGTATACAATGAAGAGAGTACTGGGTAAAATTGATGAACTTCATGTAGCATTAGTTGGAGATCTAAAATATGGTAGAACAGTTCATTCATTAGCCTATGCACTTGCAATGTTTGATGTTAAAATGAGTTTTGTTTCTCCACCCGAACTTAAGATGCCAAATGGAATAGTACATGATTTAAATAAGGCTGGAGTTTCTATCAATGAAACCAATGATATTCATAGTGTTCTAGAAGATTCAGATGTTTTATATGTTACAAGAATACAAAAGGAAAGATTTCCAGATCCAGAAGAATATTCAAAAATTAAGGGTGCATACAGGATTGATAAAAAATTGGTCGAAGATACAGATCTTATTGTTATGCATCCTCTTCCAAGGGTCGATGAAATATCATATGATGTGGACAATACAAAATATGGAAAATATTTTGAACAAGCATTTTATGGTGTCCCTGTTCGTATGGCACTATTAAAATCAATAATTGATAGTTTTGAATAA
- a CDS encoding UPF0147 family protein, with the protein MSQDAFDRCNQILQHITEDTSVPRNIRRAAEESKDLLSKDDEDPTVRASTVISILDEISNDPNIPIHARTLIWNVLSELESIRH; encoded by the coding sequence ATGAGTCAAGATGCATTTGATCGGTGTAATCAAATTTTACAACATATTACAGAAGATACAAGCGTTCCAAGAAATATTAGAAGGGCTGCTGAAGAATCAAAGGATTTATTATCAAAGGATGATGAAGATCCAACTGTACGGGCTAGTACAGTGATCTCAATATTAGATGAGATAAGTAATGATCCCAATATTCCAATACATGCCAGAACACTTATTTGGAATGTTTTAAGTGAATTAGAGTCTATTCGCCATTAA
- a CDS encoding cobalamin biosynthesis protein, which yields MDILTIILIAVIIDIILGEPPSKIHPVVLMGELINILKNILTKYNNKISGVVLTITTLFIFISIFGTILKISTYNPYLYVLISAILLSTTFAIKSLFDSVKLIKKDIDISLVKARHSLSYLVSRDTSKLSKTELISADIETLTENITDSIISPLIYAFLFGVLGAVFYRVVNTLDAMVGYKNPENINIGWFPAKLDDILNYFPARITGWLVIIASFFLKLNWKNAYKIMMRDAKKTPSPNSGYPMAATAGALGIQLKKPGYYELGDNINPLTSETILKAIQLTKITIIIFLILSSFLFIIFTIFIMS from the coding sequence ATGGACATATTAACAATTATTTTAATTGCAGTAATTATTGACATTATACTAGGAGAACCTCCATCAAAAATTCATCCTGTTGTTCTGATGGGAGAATTAATCAACATACTAAAAAATATACTTACGAAATATAATAATAAAATATCAGGCGTTGTACTTACTATTACAACTTTATTTATTTTTATTTCCATATTCGGAACTATATTGAAAATTTCAACTTATAATCCCTATTTATATGTATTAATCTCAGCAATACTTCTCTCTACCACCTTTGCAATTAAATCACTATTTGATTCTGTAAAATTGATTAAAAAAGATATTGATATTAGTTTGGTCAAAGCACGACACTCCCTGTCTTATCTAGTGAGTAGAGATACTTCGAAACTTTCTAAAACTGAGTTAATTTCTGCAGATATTGAAACTTTAACTGAAAATATCACAGACTCCATTATTTCTCCTTTGATATACGCATTTTTATTTGGTGTTTTAGGTGCAGTATTCTACAGGGTTGTTAACACTTTAGATGCCATGGTAGGGTATAAAAACCCTGAAAATATAAATATTGGTTGGTTTCCAGCTAAATTAGATGATATTCTGAATTATTTTCCAGCTAGGATCACTGGTTGGCTTGTAATAATTGCATCATTTTTCTTGAAACTTAACTGGAAAAATGCTTACAAAATTATGATGAGAGATGCAAAAAAAACTCCAAGTCCTAATTCTGGATATCCAATGGCTGCTACTGCAGGAGCACTTGGTATACAATTGAAAAAACCAGGTTATTATGAACTTGGTGATAATATCAATCCTTTAACATCTGAAACAATTCTTAAAGCAATTCAACTTACTAAGATAACAATAATAATTTTCTTAATATTATCATCATTTTTATTTATTATATTCACTATTTTCATAATGTCATGA
- a CDS encoding aconitase X, translating to MHLTREEEKMYAGEEGPAVEKCMEILVALGDIYGAEKLVSITSAQISGVSYKTIGDAGLEFLEDLSKDAHVKVPSTLNPAGVDLKIWRELGFSEEFTKKQLAIVEAYQKMGVSTTCTCTPYLVGNVPTFGSHIAWSESSAVCYANSVLGARTNREGGPGALSAAICGRTAKYGYHLEEERHPNLQVEIDTSVMGSDFGAIGYMVGNQVGGGIPYFKFKKSPSTDQLKWLGAALASSGAVALYHVENTTPESKWALKFIENNKVEKLSIMRNDIEETKEKLSTTNEKPDLICVGCPHASLEEIRKVAETVAGRKLKNMLWVCTSISVKAASDRMGYTQIIENAGGKIVCDTCMVVAPIEELDYKVVGVDSAKAANYVPNMCGIDVVYNDLENLIIEDK from the coding sequence ATGCACCTAACACGCGAAGAAGAAAAGATGTATGCCGGTGAGGAAGGACCAGCAGTAGAGAAATGTATGGAGATTCTCGTAGCTCTTGGAGATATATACGGAGCAGAAAAACTCGTTTCTATTACTTCTGCACAGATATCTGGTGTTTCATATAAAACTATTGGTGATGCAGGACTTGAGTTTCTTGAAGATCTTTCAAAAGATGCGCATGTTAAAGTCCCTTCAACACTAAATCCTGCTGGTGTTGATCTTAAAATATGGAGAGAATTGGGATTTTCTGAAGAATTCACTAAAAAACAGCTTGCAATTGTAGAAGCATATCAAAAAATGGGAGTATCAACCACTTGTACATGCACACCATATTTAGTTGGAAATGTACCAACATTCGGCTCACATATTGCATGGTCAGAATCATCTGCCGTTTGTTATGCAAATTCAGTTTTAGGTGCACGTACTAATCGTGAAGGAGGGCCAGGAGCTCTTTCAGCAGCAATTTGTGGGAGGACCGCCAAGTATGGATATCATCTTGAAGAGGAGAGACATCCAAATTTACAGGTTGAAATTGATACATCTGTAATGGGCTCGGACTTTGGTGCCATAGGTTACATGGTTGGAAACCAAGTTGGTGGAGGAATTCCATACTTTAAATTCAAAAAAAGTCCATCAACTGACCAACTTAAATGGCTTGGAGCTGCACTTGCATCATCAGGTGCTGTTGCGCTTTATCATGTAGAAAACACCACACCTGAAAGTAAATGGGCACTTAAATTTATTGAAAATAATAAAGTTGAAAAATTATCTATCATGCGAAATGATATTGAAGAAACCAAAGAAAAATTATCAACAACTAACGAAAAACCTGATCTGATTTGTGTTGGATGTCCACATGCATCACTTGAAGAGATAAGAAAGGTAGCTGAAACTGTTGCAGGACGTAAACTAAAAAACATGTTATGGGTATGCACATCAATTTCTGTTAAAGCCGCTTCAGACAGAATGGGTTACACCCAAATTATTGAAAATGCAGGAGGAAAAATAGTTTGTGACACTTGTATGGTAGTTGCTCCAATAGAAGAACTTGATTACAAAGTAGTTGGAGTAGATTCAGCCAAAGCCGCAAATTATGTTCCTAATATGTGTGGAATTGATGTTGTATACAACGATCTAGAGAATTTAATTATTGAAGATAAATAA
- a CDS encoding DNA-directed DNA polymerase II small subunit gives MTDDIILKFTNADLLIDDSAYKKIVEQEHSNQIVDSLIKDLSGSNDNLIFLTEPIVDQYIQKYLSKYDPQNYANQDSDIIEEMYNEINNNKTPRNKLLDVPFDFHVIQDATKKSYTNGEIKDFSAYFNNRFQKIKAMLIKKPGLKDSYPMKDVGVRDDVVNVIGMVNDIRNTKNNHKIMEIEDETGSITVLIHNENHSLFELAESVVKDEVIGVIGSKKGTLVIASDIIHPSVPRIDEKKMDFSAVFISDIHIGSSTFLEDAFKRFVKWINGDFGDEEQRKIANDVRYLVVAGDVVDGIGVYPHQEEELTIKNIYEQYEEAARLLGDINDIKIIIAPGNHDASRLAEPQPAIPENYAADLYKIKNAEFVSNPSLVSLDGLKTLIYHGRSFDDLAMTINGLSHQNSDLIMRELIEKRHLAPIYGERTPLASEFEDHLVIDEIPDIFHTGHVHINAYKKHKGIHMINSGTFQSQTEFQKIYNIMPTCAEVPVLNKGAFKILKFT, from the coding sequence ATGACTGATGATATAATTTTAAAATTCACAAACGCCGATCTTCTGATAGATGATTCAGCATATAAAAAAATAGTAGAGCAAGAACATTCTAATCAGATTGTAGATTCATTAATAAAAGATCTATCAGGTTCCAATGATAATTTGATTTTTTTAACAGAACCTATTGTAGATCAATACATTCAGAAATATTTATCAAAGTATGATCCACAAAATTATGCCAATCAAGATTCTGATATCATTGAAGAGATGTATAATGAAATTAATAATAATAAAACCCCCCGAAATAAGCTATTAGATGTTCCTTTTGATTTCCATGTGATCCAGGATGCAACCAAAAAATCGTATACTAATGGAGAAATAAAAGACTTTTCAGCTTATTTCAACAACAGATTCCAGAAAATAAAGGCTATGTTAATTAAAAAACCAGGCCTTAAAGATAGTTATCCTATGAAAGATGTGGGTGTTCGTGATGATGTTGTAAATGTTATTGGAATGGTAAATGATATTAGAAATACTAAAAATAACCACAAGATAATGGAAATTGAAGATGAGACTGGTTCCATCACTGTTCTTATACATAATGAAAATCATTCTCTCTTTGAATTGGCTGAAAGTGTTGTAAAAGATGAAGTGATTGGTGTTATTGGTAGTAAAAAGGGTACCCTTGTAATTGCATCGGATATCATTCATCCAAGTGTTCCTAGGATAGATGAGAAGAAAATGGATTTTTCAGCTGTTTTTATTTCAGATATCCATATAGGAAGTTCAACATTTCTAGAAGACGCTTTTAAAAGATTTGTAAAGTGGATAAATGGTGATTTTGGAGATGAAGAACAGAGAAAAATAGCAAATGATGTACGTTACCTTGTTGTTGCAGGGGATGTTGTGGATGGAATTGGAGTTTACCCGCATCAAGAAGAAGAACTTACTATAAAAAACATTTACGAACAATATGAAGAAGCAGCAAGACTATTAGGGGACATTAATGATATTAAAATAATTATTGCTCCTGGAAACCACGATGCATCAAGATTAGCTGAACCACAACCTGCAATTCCAGAAAATTATGCAGCTGACTTATACAAAATTAAAAATGCTGAATTTGTAAGTAACCCATCTCTTGTAAGCCTTGATGGATTAAAAACTCTGATATATCACGGAAGAAGTTTTGATGATCTTGCAATGACCATAAATGGATTATCTCATCAAAATTCAGACTTGATAATGAGAGAACTTATTGAAAAACGACATTTAGCACCTATATATGGTGAAAGAACACCTCTTGCATCGGAATTTGAAGATCATTTGGTAATTGATGAAATCCCTGATATATTCCATACTGGTCATGTACATATTAACGCCTACAAAAAACATAAAGGAATTCATATGATAAATTCTGGAACTTTTCAGTCTCAAACAGAATTCCAGAAAATATATAATATAATGCCAACTTGTGCAGAAGTACCTGTTCTTAATAAGGGAGCGTTTAAAATACTCAAATTTACATAA